The genomic DNA ATAGACTAATTGGGCTCCCTGAAGAAATGGCACGCAACTTGCTGTACGGGTTTTATCAACGATGCCTTTTCGGCTCTCCTGTGTGGTTAGGATGAGATATGAGACGCCCGAGTTTGAACAAGTTTGCCGCTACCTTAAAAAATCCCGTTTACCTCCTTAGGGCCCCAATCTCGCGGCTACTTTTTGTACTAGCCCTGACGCAAATGTCTTACGCCTCGGCTGTAAAGAAGATCCACGAACTAGGTGGCTACCTTACTTCCCTAAAAAGCTACTTGAGTGGTCTCGGTGAGCAAGGCGAGCCTTCTAACCTCGATGATCTCAGCAAATTTTTTGCTGAAGGACCGAGTCGATGCCGGTTTCCAAAGTATCGTCTGCCGGCTCCGACGCTCCCACTCCGTTTTGTCTTGGCCCCCTTAAAAGAAGCGGCAGAAGCTTTGACTGCGGCCGCACTTGAATCAGATGATTTACAAACAACCCGATCTGACTCGTTTGTGGCGGTCGTATCAATACACAGAATCATTAAAGCCAAGATTATTAATGTATCTCGTCGCAAACATATAATTCCGGTCAGTGTCACCGCTAATCTTGTGAGTTTAAATGGCAAGAGGCTAGCCACAGCGTGACCTTTGTATTGCCTCTGAACGTACCGATCTAGGCGAGGGCTTTGTCGATGCTCAAACTATTTAGCAAAAGCCAGGAAATCACATTTAAAACGACGATCTTCCCAGACAAAACCAGCCAAGTCTGGCAGGTAGATGACACTCACGGCAATGATCTTTCAAATCTGCGCGTACTTTGGCTGTTTGAGGGTGAGCATGAGCTTGCGCAGCTCTTGCAGCTTGTCTACCTTTTGCGGTCTCTCTACGGATCCCGCATTGAACTGCATGCGCCTTATTTACCCTACGCTCGCCAGGATAAGCCCGTAAGCAACAGCAGTACTTGGGCAGTTCATCTGCTAGATAAATTGATCCGTGAGGCTGGTATTGAAAAGGTGAGAGTCTTTGACCAACACTCGCAGTGCTTTTTTGAATCCGAGTCAGCTGAGTCCTTTCACAAATCGGTCATTAACCATGACCTAATTTGCTTCCCAGATAAGGGTGCGTGGCAACGCTATAATCACCTGCATGTGTCAGCATATGGATCACGTTATGTTTGGTGTGAGAAGGTGAGAGATCAACTGACTGGTGCGATCACTGCTCATACTCTCCATACGATGGGGCATCAAATAAAGGGTGCACGTATTTGCATCGTCGATGACCTATGCGACGGCGGCAGAACCTTTGTCGAGGTGGCTGCCAAACTGCGTGCTGAGCAGGTCGCGGCAGTTGATCTGGTGGTGTCCCATGGCCTGTTTTCATTGGGTAAAGATGTCCTACACAACGCTGGAATAGACACCATCTACACGACAAACTCACTGTTGCACAACCGAGACGGATTCAAAGTCTGGTGAACGGAGATTCTATGAACGCCCAATTGAGTGCCTTGTTACTTTGCGACTTCTACAAAATTAGTCATCGCGAGCAATACCCGGAGGGAACTGAAACTGTCTACTCGACGTGGACACCACGAGAGTCTCGTATCAAATCGATTGACCACGTCGTCAGCTTTGGTCTGCAGGGTTTTATCAAGGAGTATCTCGTTGATTTCTTCAACGAGCATTTTTTTCGCCTCCCTATGGCAGATGTGGTTAGGGACTACGCTCGGGTTATTAAATACACCCTTGGGCATGAGAGGCCGTACACGCAGCATATCGAGGACCTACATGATCTAGGCTATTTGCCGCTTGAAATTAAGTCGGTTGCTGAGGGGACCTTGGTTCCGATTCGAGTGCCCATGCTGACGATCAGAAACACGGATCCACGATTTTTTTGGCTGACAAACTACATTGAGACCTTGGCATCTTGCGAGCTGTGGCAGGCGTGCACTAGCGCTACGCTAGCCTTTCAATACCGTAAGATTCTAACCAAGTACGCTGAGGAAACTGGCGGCAATCTGGACCTAGTGAGTTTTCAGGGTCATGATTTTTCTATGCGGGGTATGAGTAGTCTGCACAGCTCGATGCTAAGTGGCGTCGGTCATTTACTTTCGTTTGTTGGTACTGACACGATTCCGGCAATTTACCGCGCCGAAAAATACTACAACGCCAACATTGAAACTGACCTAGTTGGCACCTCCATTCCGGCGACGGAGCATAGCGTGATGTGTGCCAACGGTCGCAGCGAAGAGGAGGTCTTCAGGAGGCTTTTAACCAAAGTATATCCAACCGGCTTTGTATCGATAGTATCCGATACATGGGATTTCTGGAACATTGTGAGTGTCGTGTTGCCGAAGATCAAAGATTTGGTGATGGCTCGCAACGGCAAAATGGTGATCAGGCCCGACAGTGGGGACCCGGTTAAAATCATTTGTGGCGACCCTGAAGCAGCTGATGAGCACGCCTGCAAGGGTCTGGTCGAGTGCCTGTGGGATATATTCGGCGGCACTTACAACACCAAAGGTTACCGTGAACTCGATCCGCATGTAGGCGCCATATATGGCGATTCTATTAATTTGGAGCGATGCGAACGTATCAGCCAACTACTCAAAGATAAGGGATTCGCCTCGACCAATATGGTTTATGGCATTGGCTCGCTGACCTATCAGCTCAACACCAGGGATACGTTTGGGTTTGCGCTTAAGTCCACTGCTTGTGTTGTTGATGGTACTGAGTATCAACTCTTTAAGGCACCAAAGACCGATAACGGTGTCAAGACGTCGCAAAGAGGTTGTGTCGCCGTGATCGACGACGGTCAAAGGCTAGTCTGCAAAGAAGGCCTAAACTTAGACGATCAAGTGACTGGTGACCTGCTTAGGCCTGTCTTTAGGGACGGTACCCTGCTCGTCGACGAGCATCTGAATACTATTAGGCGGCGACTGATGGACCGGCTTACGTGAACCTGACGAGCACAGTGTGATCACTGATAAAACGCCATGACGGTGAGGGTGCGGCCGCCGATTGGAGTTGCAGGTGATCCGCTGGTCCAACCTGGAGAGCTGTACCACATTACACCACAAGAGGCACACCACCAGTATATGTCGGCGGTATGTGCACCTGCGCTTAGATTGGCAACGGCAGAACCAGATAATTGGATGTTACAATCACCGCTGCAATATGGATGAAAGTGAGAGCCGGATCCCTGATAGTAAACACCGTCGATATTGATGATGGTACTTACATAGTCTGCACCAGGATTACTGCCCGGGGATGCGTTCATTGAATAGTGAGCGTATATTGTGGCAGGGCGATCGAGTGTAAAAGATACCGTTGAATCAGGCACTTTGGTGACCGCCGCAGTTTGAATTGTGATGTTAGTGGTCGGCGCAGATTGCCACATCCCAGCCAATACCCCACCACCCTTAATCGTGCCGTTAACGTCGAGCTTGGCAGCCGGTGTCGATGAACCAATGCCGACATTGCCGGTGGTTGTTAAAGTTCCTGTGATAGCAATGTTGTCGTTGATGCCGACCGATCCACCGCTGGTGGCGGCGCTAAAGTCCTTGACCCAAGATGCGTAGACTTTAGTGCCAGCCTTGATCAGAGTGACTAGAGTATCGCTTCCTGGAGTCACAACCACGGGGCACGCGGGATTGCAGTAGAAGGTAAGGCCAGTGCTTGCGAAAGTGTAGTTACCGCCGGTAGCGTTGGTGAGTGCTAGCGTGTAGTTGGCGCCGTCCACCATGGAATTGGCGACAAAAGTGATGGCACCGGCGGCAGCATTCGTCGATTGGATGTTGCCGCCTTTCCAGTCGATCGTGGTGGTAGTGCCCGCTACATAGGTACCAATGATCGGTCCGCCGCTTACTGTAAGGGATCCCGTCATCGTATCACCGGTTTTATTCACTTTGGTCGTGTCGATTGTGGATGCGATAGTCACAACTCCGGCAGAGTTGGTGACGTTTATCCCGGTACCTGCCGTGATCGTGCCGAGCGCATAGCCGCTTCCGTTGCCTATGAGTATTTGACCGTTCGTGGGTGTCGTCGATACACCGGTACCACCGTTAGCGACGCCAATGACGCCTGAGCCGATAGAGCTTGCTGGCAAAGACGGAATATCAGCAGCCGTTAGTGGTAGCCCTGCGGTGATACGGCCTTTGGTGTCAGTCACAACTTTGGCATAAGTCCCGGCTGTGACACCTGTCGCAGCAAGAGTAGGGTTTGGAAAGTTTCCAACCAAATCACCTCCGGCGCTGCCAGTGGGAGCGGCACCAGATACCCAAGACATGACGCCACTGCCGTTGGTGGAAAGCAATTGACCGTTGGTGCCATCGGTAGATGGCAGTGTCCAAGTGGTCGATGCACCGAGGGTGTCAGGCGATTTTAGAGCGACGAAGTTAGCACTACCGCGGTCATTCAAGACGAGTTTATTAGCTGTGGTACTGTTACCCACCACCGTGATGTTGCCTTTAACCGTTGCAGCAGAGGTTGTGACCGTACCAGTGGTATCAATAGACGCTGTACCAGTGATTAGTGAGGCCCCGCTAATTGTACCTGCATTAATAACGGGACTTGTCAGCGTCTTGTTGGTTAGCGTCTCTCCGGCAGTCTCAGTAACGACTACACCCGATGTCGGGAATGTGGCCGTGGAACTCACCCCCGTACCACCGTTAGTCGTCGCGAGTAATCCTGTGACGGCAGCGGATTGCGCTAAGTTGAGAGCAGCAAAACTGGGTACACCGCCACCTGCAGGCACGGAGAGGATTTGGTAAGCATTACCAGCCGCGGTGCTGATGAGATTGCCGGTGCCGTTCCCGAGCATCACCCCGTTACTGGTAAACGTTGTGGCACCTGTGCCGCCTTTATCGACACCAAAAACACCGGAGCCGATAATGCTGGCTGGTAGTGTGGGCACGTCGGCCACGGCCAATGGTAGCCCCGCGGTGATGCGGCCTTTGGTGTCGGTCACTACTTTGGCATAAGTCCCAGCTGTGACACCTGTCGCAGCAAGAGTGGGGTTAGGAAAGTTTCCAACCAAATCGCCACCCGCAGCACCAGTAGGTGCTAAACCCGATGTCCACCCGAGGCCTCCGCTACCGTTAGTCATGAGCACTTGTCCTGATGTGCCGTCGGTGGACGGAAGTGTCCACACTGTGGACGCGGACAAGGTGTCGGCTGCTTTAAGGGCGACAAAGTTTGTGGTGCCTTTATCGTTTAATAAAATCTTGTTTGCTAAAGTACCGTCGCCCTGAACAGTCAGATTACCGCGGACTGTGTTAGCACTTGAGGTGACTGTGCCAGCGGTATCAATGGACGTTGCGCCTGTGATGAGCGAATTGCCGCTGATCGTCCCCGCGTTAACAACGGGACTAGTCAGCGTCTTATTAGTAAGCGTTTCAGCTGCGGTCTGAGTCACGATCACGCCGGATGTGGGGAATGTGGCCGTGGAATTAACTCCCGTACCACCGTTAGTCGTCGCCAGTAGTCCTGTGACGGCCGCGGATTGCGCTAAGTTGAGAGCAGCAAAACTGGGTATACCGCCACCTGCAGGTACGGAGAGGATTTGGTAGGCGTTGCCGGCAGCAGTGCTAATGAGATTGCCGTTGCCATTGCCGAGCATCACCCCGTTACTGGTAAACGTTGTGGCACCTGTGCCGCCTTTATCGACACCAAAAACACCAGAGCCGATGATACTAGCTGGTAGTGTGGGCACGTCGGCCACGGCCAATGGTAGCCCCGCGGTGATACGACCTTTGGTGTCGGTCACAACTTTGGCATAAGTCCCAGCTGTGACACCTGTCGCAGCAAGAGTGGGGTTAGGAAAGTTTCCAACCAAATCGCCACCCGCAGCACCGGTCGGCGCTAGGCCGGACGTCCAGCCGAGTGCACCACTACCATCGGTAGATAGCACTTGGCCGGCACTACCATCAGCGGGTGGTAAGGTCCAGACGACTGAGCTGCTCAAAGTGTCGGCAGATTTCAGGGCGACGAAATTTGCGGTTCCTTTATCGCCTAAAACTAACCGACTTGCGTTTGTGCCGTTGCCGTTTAGCGTGAGGTTGCCCCCAAGCGTGGCAGACGCAGCACCGATGCTTCCGGTAGTGGTGATGTTTGTGGCACCAGTGATAAGCGAATGTCCAGCAACCGTGCCCGATGTGATGATCGCTGCTGTGAGACTTGCTGCCGTTAGGCTCTTGTTGGTGAGTGTCTGACTGGCATCCTCGGTTACGATCACGCCAGAGGTTGGGAACGTGGCTGTCGAGTTCACCCCGGTACCGCCGTTGGCCCTACCTAATAAACCAGTCCCAATCTTTGCAGCATCGAGCGTTGGGATATCAGCAGCAGTTAGTGTCGCGCCCGCAGTTATTTGGCCGTACCGATTGGTTGTAACTTTCGTATAGGTTCCAGAAGTCCCAATTTCAGCGAGAGAGATGGTCGAGGTCCCCCCGGCGTTAGTGACGACGACGCCTTCACCTGCACCGAATCCAGCAACACCCGGAGACGCGGCAACCCACTTCGCTCCGTCGAATGTCAGCACTTGCCCCAAACTTGCGGGTGCACCACTAGCTGCATCAGCACTCAGAGTAGCCAGCGAGGGACTGGCCCAACTGAACTGACCGTTTGCACCGCGCGTAAGGAACTGGTTGGGCCCAGCGTTGCTCTTTAGAGCGAGTCCTAACTGTCCGTTAGCGTCAAATGATAGCGAATTGTCTGTAGGCACGCGCAGGGCAAAAGGCACCAAGTGAAATTCTTGCCGCGGATAGGTCTTACCAGCTGCGCTCACTTCAACGAATACTGGCTCACTGCCGTTACCGAAGACAGCAGTAATCTCTGCTGGGCTGAGCTCTAACGCTACTGTAAACACACCCTGATTTAGCTTAACAGCACTCAAAATCAGATTGGGGCCTAGTCGGGTTCCGTTAGTTCCTGCGGACCAGAAGCTCACGCTCAAGTCCACCGGGCCAACGAGCGGTGCGCCGCTCTCATTGGTCAGCCGCCCAGAGTAACTCAGAGGTAAAACCTCGGCGGCACGAGCCATGGGAGCAAGGCTGGCCAGGAGGCAAAAGACCAGTGCGTGCAGCAGGTTGCGCCGCATCGACTGGAATTTTCCTGTGGTACCAGCAAGTTGCATGGCCCCTCCTCACCTGCGGCTCCAGTGTTACGCCCACTGGCTCCTACCTACGCATTCGGAGGTCCCGGTTAAAACTTAAGCACTACGGGAAATCATTTTTTTTCCTTCGTAATTACCGATCCTTGTACACGACATTAGGGGTAGAAATTTCGTACCGATTTTGACCTTAGAGGCCATATTTCGTGCGCAAATAGGCCTCGACCCTTTGTCGTTCGACCTCGGTCAGGGCGCGGTCGTAGACAATGACCTCGGCAATATCGCCGTTGAAGTAGCCGTTACTAACCGGAGTACCGTTGATGATGTGGCGTGCACTGAGGTTGAAGGTGCCGTTCGTTATGGTCGGCGGTGAGTAGGTAGTTGTCGACTGCAGGAGCTGACCGTTGCGATAGAGTGCATAATCTGAGGTGGTCGACCTGATGGTGACAATGTGCGGACCGATGCTGGTCTCGTCGGTGGGGGACACCATTGACGGTGTGCGCGTAAATCCATCCGACCCGTTCATCCAGCGCTTCACCGTGTACTCGTTGTAAACAATTGCATCGAAGGTATAACCATCGGCTGATTGCACAGTGACCGCTGCTCCACCATAGGCTGCTCCACTGGGGGTCAGTGTGCCGAGTTTAGCAACTACAAACATGGTCTTGCTAGTGATTGATCCAGTGAACGCGACCTGCATGTAGTTGGTTGAGCCATTAAATCTGACTGCTGGCCTTCCGTTAATCTGTCCCATTTTAAACGTCGGTCGATTGGCCGCAGTGCTTTGGCTTAAGTCAAAGCCGTTACCGCTTTGATCTTTCCAAGTCCAAATAGCCGTCCCGTCGGCCGTGCCAGTGAGGGTCTCGGCCTTCAGCCAAAGCCTTAAACTACTGATCGACTGCGGACCTGTAGGTGAGTGGACGCAGCGAAACCCAATACCATCCCAGGTGCGGCTTGCGAGTGAATCTAAGGCGGTTGCGAAGGGGCCAGCCATTACTCCAGTGTCGAAGCGTCCTCCGCGGCACATATAGCCACCGGTGCCGTTGGTACCTGCGTAGTATTGTCCCGCGTTTTTGTTTGAATTCCAGGTGTTGGTCCACCAACTTTGGTACGGGCTGACGGGTAAAAGGTTGTTGATGGGGGTACTGATAGTCCCAGCAAATGCTGTCAGCTCCTGTACTGTCGTGCCAGCCCCTGGTTTGTCACTGGTGTTGACGTAATCTACCCACTGCCAGAGGTTTCCACCAACGTCCCAAATGACATTGCCGCTGGCCAAATTTTGCGTGCGCCTCAAACTGAACGTGCCCGTATTTTGCCCCACGCAGTTGCTATCGACGTAGGCGTTGGTGTCGTTTGCAGATGCTGCGCAGGCCGCAGTGGTGACACTGCCGCTATTACCTCGGGAGAGCGTACCATTACCAACTACTCCACCGCTCCAGTT from Deltaproteobacteria bacterium includes the following:
- a CDS encoding LamG domain-containing protein encodes the protein MRKGRLTIRTRNTLSTTLLTTCSFATVLGAGHALGQTGPGAMLKPFNWNRSPKISCSGLVGGTWVDVPGDNIYGTTDFCIQKYAASNVGGAPTAQPGTVPWVNISQTTAASTCSSLGNGYHLLTNPEFMTIAASIARTPSNWSGGAIGSGTLVQGNIGGVTSAGCAADANDANAYVNSSCTASNAGTFANRRTQFLSTGRVIWDFVGNIMHNINYTNLSDKPGATNSWYEFTDPALATGTATLPRTQLVPVSSTQSWWNDNWNSTQRVGQFFPAPNGSGGAMYRGAAFPSGSLTSGLFTAAMDNTPTLAGTHYGIRCAWTPGECTGLAGGNWVKVPGDPDFGTSEFCVQKYPASNVSGIATAQAGQAPWVNVSFTAAKAACAALGTEYHLITNPEWMTIATNIARTPSNWSGGVVGNGTLSRGNSGSVTTAACAASANDTNAYVDSNCVGQNTGTFSLRRTQNLASGNVIWDVGGNLWQWVDYVNTSDKPGAGTTVQELTAFAGTISTPINNLLPVSPYQSWWTNTWNSNKNAGQYYAGTNGTGGYMCRGGRFDTGVMAGPFATALDSLASRTWDGIGFRCVHSPTGPQSISSLRLWLKAETLTGTADGTAIWTWKDQSGNGFDLSQSTAANRPTFKMGQINGRPAVRFNGSTNYMQVAFTGSITSKTMFVVAKLGTLTPSGAAYGGAAVTVQSADGYTFDAIVYNEYTVKRWMNGSDGFTRTPSMVSPTDETSIGPHIVTIRSTTSDYALYRNGQLLQSTTTYSPPTITNGTFNLSARHIINGTPVSNGYFNGDIAEVIVYDRALTEVERQRVEAYLRTKYGL
- a CDS encoding nicotinate phosphoribosyltransferase: MNAQLSALLLCDFYKISHREQYPEGTETVYSTWTPRESRIKSIDHVVSFGLQGFIKEYLVDFFNEHFFRLPMADVVRDYARVIKYTLGHERPYTQHIEDLHDLGYLPLEIKSVAEGTLVPIRVPMLTIRNTDPRFFWLTNYIETLASCELWQACTSATLAFQYRKILTKYAEETGGNLDLVSFQGHDFSMRGMSSLHSSMLSGVGHLLSFVGTDTIPAIYRAEKYYNANIETDLVGTSIPATEHSVMCANGRSEEEVFRRLLTKVYPTGFVSIVSDTWDFWNIVSVVLPKIKDLVMARNGKMVIRPDSGDPVKIICGDPEAADEHACKGLVECLWDIFGGTYNTKGYRELDPHVGAIYGDSINLERCERISQLLKDKGFASTNMVYGIGSLTYQLNTRDTFGFALKSTACVVDGTEYQLFKAPKTDNGVKTSQRGCVAVIDDGQRLVCKEGLNLDDQVTGDLLRPVFRDGTLLVDEHLNTIRRRLMDRLT